The segment GATGGATTTAAACTTGGCCATGGGAGGAGAGGTTAAAAATTAACCACGGATCTCACGGATCATCACGGATTGACTAAGGCCATCCGTGCCAATCCGTGCTATCCGTGGTTAAGATAGATCGGGTCTAAGTTAAGGCTTACAGCGCTGCGGCGATCTTCTTGGTGAGATCGACGACGCGGTTCGAATAACCCCACTCGTTGTCATACCACGACACGAGCTTGAAGAATTTGCTGTTGAGCTCGATGCCGGCGCCCGCGTCGAAGATCGACGAGCGCTTGTCATGGATGAAGTCGCTCGAGACGACCTCGTCGGTCGTGTAGCCGAGGATGCCCTTCAGGTAGGTCTCGCTGGCCCGCTTCATGGCCTCGCAGATCTCCTTGTAGGACGTTTCCTTCGTCGTGCGCACGGTGAGATCGACCACGGAGACGGTCGGCACCGGAACGCGGAGCGACATGCCGGTGAGCTTGCCCTTCACTTCCGGCAGCACGAGCGCGGTGGCCTTGGCGGCGCCGGTCGTCGACGGAATGATGTTCTGCGCGGCGGTGCGGCCACCCTTCCAATCCTTCTTGGAGGGACCGTCCACCGTCTTCTGGGTGGCGGTGTAGGCGTGGACGGTGGTCATCAGACCTTCCTCGACGCCGAAGCCTTCCTTGAGCAGCACGGCCACCACGGGCGCGAGGCAGTTCGTGGTGCAGGACGCGTTGGAGATGATGTTGTGCTTCTTGACGTCGAGTTTGTCGTCGTTGACGCCCATGACGACGGTGATGTCTTCGCCCTTCGCCGGAGCGGAGATGATGACCTTCTTGGCGCCCGCCGTGATGTGGCCTTGGGCCTTTTCGGCGGCGGTGAAGAGGCCGGTCGACTCGATGACGAGCTGGACGCCCATCGCGGCCCACGGCAGCTCGGCCGGGGTCTTGGCGGACACGACCTTGATGTCATGGCCGTTGACGACGAGCACGTCGTCCTCGGCCTTGTCGGCGGCCGACTTCTTGGAGGAGACGGTGCCGTTGAACTTGCCCTGCGTGGAATCGTATTTCAGCAGGTAAGCGAGATTGTCCGCGGGGACGATATCACCCACGGCCACAACGTCGAACGTGGAGCCCAGGAGCCCCTGCTCGACGAGAGCGCGGAAAACGAGGCGGCCGATGCGGCCGAAACCATTGATTGCGACTTTAACTGCCATGGGAGGTCTTTCCGTTAGTGCTTGTGTTGTTTTCTGAGGGACGTTGAGCCGCGTAGACGCGGAGAGTTGAATGAACAGGTCCGGGGGGGGCGGTGCAAGGGTTTTGGCTGTGCAAAGACTGGCATATTCACCGTGTTTTTTGTGGGTCAACTGTCACTTACCCAAAGCCCACAGCCAAGCGCACTCACGAACAATGCGGGCTCGACCGGTTGCGTCGCGCCCGGCGTCTGCGGATTGATGAACCGCTCGCGGTTGGCCAGCTGGCGCCAGCCGGCGCCAGCGGTCGCTTCGTCCAGCGGCACGATGAGATCCGCTTGCGTCGGGTTGACGGCGAACAGCAGGCGTTCCGGGCCGAGCGAGCGATCCGCGTTGTAGACGACGGCGAACGCCGGGGCGCCGTCGAGATGGAAGAATTGAAAGAACGCGTCGCTCACGCGCTCGTAGTGCCGCACCAGCCGGCCCAGCCAGCTCCGGCGAAACGCGATCCACTCCGCGAAATAGCTGTGCGTTCCGGGATAGCGGAACAGCCGCCGGTAATCGAGCGCGTTGAGATCGCCGCGCAGGTAGGTGTTGCTCACGCCACGCTTCGAACGGAGGAAATCCTGTCCGGCCGCGAGCATCGGAATCCCCACCGACATGAACAACAGCGCCGCCATCAAGTGGGTGCGCTGCACGTCGCGGCGGGTCGGCGCAAAGCCGTCGTAGCCGTGATGCTCCGTGATCATGTCGATCCACGTGCGGTCGTCGTGCGACTCGGTGTAGTTCACCGTCTGCGCCGGCCATTTCGCGAAATACCAGGGCGAGCCTTTAAGGAAATACTCCATCCGGCGGGCATCGCCCTCGCCCCGCACGTATTTGCGCAGGAAATCGCGGAAGCCGTCGTTCCACGAGGCCCAGCCCGTGTCGCGCAACCGGCTCGCGATGTGGGCGCGAAAACTCCACGGCTCCGCGATGAGCACCACGTCGGGTTTCACGCGCTTGAGCGCCGCCTCGATTTCGCGCAACACCTCCACGCCGAGCAGCTCCGCCAGATCGAAGCGGAAACCGTCGACGCCGTACGCTTCGATCATGTGGACGCAGCTGTCGATGATCAGCCGCCGCGCCATCGCCGAGTTTGCCCGCAGGTCGTTGCCGCAGCCGCTCCAATCGACGAGCCGGCCGTCCGCATGCTGTTCGAAATAATAGAGCCGGTCGATGAACATCAGGTGCGGCGGCACGCCCACGTGATTGTAGACGACGTCCAGCAACACCGCCATGCCGCGGCCATGGAACGCGCGGACCAGATCCTGGAGTTCGCGCACCGCCGAGCCTTCCGCCGGATCGAGCGCGTAGCTGCTCTCCGGTGAGAAGAAGCTGTTGGTCATGTAACCCCAGTGATAGTGGTCGTGCGGGTGGTTATCGAACTCGTGGACCGGCTGGAGCTCCACGCAGTTCACGCCGAGCCGGTGCAGATAAAATTCCGGGTGCTCGACCCAGCGCCGCAGCCCGCTGAACCCTCGCCGCTCTGCCGGCGTCATCGGCACCGGCGCATGGGTCGCGAGATCCCGTACGTGCGCTTCGGCGATGACGAGATCCTGCCACGCGGGCGTGCGGAAACCGCGGTCGCCCTGCCCCACCCACGCGCGATCGAGCACGATGCCAGGCCCCTCGCGCCCGAGCGCCGCCAGCGCATACGGATCGAGCACGCGCTGCGTCGGATCGAACGCCCCCCGGCCCTCGCGCACGCCGTCGATCACATACCAGTAAAACCAGCCGTGCAGCCGCTGGTTCAGCGCGACCTCCCAAACGCCGGCGCGTCCGTCCGCATCCGGCCGCCGCGCCAGCGGCACTTGCTGTGGGCTCTTCAACCCGGCGCGGTTCGGGCTGATGAACAACGTCACCGAGCGTGCTCGCGGCGCAAACAGCCGGAACACCGTTTCGCCCTCGCGCACCAGCGCGCCCAGCGGCAGGTCCGTTTTGAGCTGGTAGAAAAACCGCCCCGGCACCAGCGGCGTCGCCGGCGGCGTCAGCTCCGCCGCCCAGCCAATCACCAGCGATTCGGCCAGATCCAGCGGCGCTGGACAGACGAAGCTCCACAAGTGCCGGCCCGTGCGTGCCGGATCGATGGCGCGATTGATGTTCCCGTCCGCGTCGCGGACGGCGTTCGCCGCGTCATCGGGCACGCTCAGCCATTGGTGCTCGCCCGTGACGAACTTGAATCGCTGTCCGGCCGGATCGAAAAAACGCGCCGCCGGTCCGGACCACGAGAGCACGGACTCTCCCTCGAGTTCGCTGCGCTGCATCCGCCACTCGGCCAAGCCGACCGCCTGCTGCCAGCCGTTGAAATCGCCGCCCAGATAGACGCCGTCGCGCTCCACGTCGACGCCCGCGCACTGCAGTTCGGGCAGCACGAAGACGATGTCGTTGCCCTCCACCCGATACCCGAAGGCGCTGCCCGTGATCCGCCGCGAGGCGGGCGCCAGACCGCCGAGCACCGGGCACTGTTGGCCCATCGAGAACTGCGGCGGCCGCGCGCCCAGCCAGTCGCGGTCCAACTCGACCACCCCGGAGGTGAGCGACTCGAGCCAGGCGCGGATGATCCTGTAGCCGGGTGAGGCCATGTGAACCTGCGAGCATCCCGCAGCGCTGCGAACCGACAAGCCCGAAAGTCGGCGGGAATTCCCGGTTGCAGCCTGCTCGTGGAGGTCGAAACAACCTTCCCCGGAGCAGTCATCCCCGATGCAACCTAACTAGGTTACCTTGGGCGTCGCTATCGCGCGTCCGTAAACGCCGCTCTCACCGGCTTGCCGTCGATCTTTTCGGGAAGCGGGAGGCCCAGCAGATAAGCGACCGTGGCGAACGTGTCCTCGGTGCGCACCTCCAGGTTTTCGACGCGAGTCAGGTCGTAAAATCGGCGCACGCCCGGTCCGGCGACGATCCAGGGAATATGCCGACTGCGCGGATCTTCCGCGCCATGCGTGAGACCCGTGCCGCCGTGATCGGCCGTCACCAGCACCAGCGTCTTCGCGCGCAGATTCGTACGGTCGAGCGCGTCCAACACGCGTTTGAACTCGCGATCGGTCTGCTCGAGGCGCTCCCGCTGTTCCGGCGAACCCCAGCCAAAATCGTGCCCCACCCCGTCCACCGCCGGGAAATGCACCATCAGAAACGCCGGCTGATGCTGTTCGATGATTTCCACCGCCGCTGTTGCCACCTGCGCGTCGGTCGCCGTTTTCGGCTGGATCCACGAATAGGTGATCGTGCCGGGCTTGTTCAGCGCCGCGAACTTCGGTTTGCCCGCGACCAGCGCCGTCGTGTAGCCGGCCCGCGTCGCCAGTTCCATGATCGTGGGTACGGCGGGATAAACCGGTTCCGCGAACGGCAGCTCCTTGTTCCACATGATCCCATGCCGACCCGGCGTCACGCCGGTCAGCATGCTGACGTGCGACGGCAGCGTGATCGAAACTGCGGTGGTCTTCGCCCAGAACGTATAGGCGCCCTCGCGCACCAGCGCGTGCAACGTCGGCGTGTCGGCGAGCAGCGCCACATCGGGGCGCATGCCGTCGATGCTCACGACCATCACGTACTCGATCGCCGGGATCGGTCGTTGAGGCAGCGCCGCGGAACGCGCGGCCGCCGCAGTGAGCGCCAGCAGGAAAACGGATCCCCACGCCAGCAACCGCGGGCGACGGAACAATGACAGCGTCATCGCATGGTTCTGTCGACCTCGCCGGGTGATGCGCAAGCTCCGAGCGCGCCCGACACCTCGAATTCACGCGCGCGCGGCGCACGGCAGCCCGTGTGTTCGCCCAGCGCGGCGCAAACATGTGATCGATCGGCTTTCATGCGCCAGCCCGCGCCCGGTTAACGCCGCCGCTTGCCGCGCCGCGAACCTTCCCGCTAGCTTCTCCCTCATGCCCGGCGCCGAAAAAATTCTCGTGGCGATGTCCGGCGGAGTCGACAGCTCCGTTGCCGCGCTGCTGCTCAAACAGCAGGGCTACGACGTCGTCGGCGCTTACATGAAGAACTGGATCAATGAAGATCAGGTGATCGGACATTGCCCGTGGCAGCAGGACATCGAGGATGCGCGCCGCGTCGCCACGCAGATCGGGATCGAATTTCGCGTCGTGAATCTGATGCGCGAGTATCGCGAGCGCGTCGTGGCTTACCTGCTCGACGGCTACGCTCGCGGGCTCACGCCGAATCCGGACATCATGTGCAACCGGGAGGTCAAGTTCGGCGTGTTTCGCAGCTGGGCGAAGGATCACGGTTTCGCCGCGATCGCCACCGGCCACTATGCGCAGCGGGTGGAGGTAAAACCCGATCTGGTGACGCCCGCCGTCCTCGGCGGGCTCAACGCCGACGGGACGCCGGCGTCCACCTTTGCTCTGCTCGAGGGCGCCGACAAAAACAAGGACCAGTCCTACTTCCTCGCACTGTTATCGCAGGAGCAGTTGCGCGACGCGCGTTTCCCCATCGGCCATTTGCCCAAACCCGAGTTGCGTCGGATCGCGCGCGAAGCCGGGCTCGCGACCGCCGACAAGAAGGACAGCCAGGGCATCTGCTTCATCGGCGAAGTGAAGATGCAGGATTTTCTGCGCGCCTACGTGCCCGACGCGCCGGGTCCCATTGTCCGCGCCACCGACGGTCGCGAACTCGGCCAGCACCGCGGGCTGCATTTCTACACGCTGGGCCAGCGCAAGGGGATCGGGATTCC is part of the Opitutus terrae PB90-1 genome and harbors:
- the gap gene encoding type I glyceraldehyde-3-phosphate dehydrogenase; this encodes MAVKVAINGFGRIGRLVFRALVEQGLLGSTFDVVAVGDIVPADNLAYLLKYDSTQGKFNGTVSSKKSAADKAEDDVLVVNGHDIKVVSAKTPAELPWAAMGVQLVIESTGLFTAAEKAQGHITAGAKKVIISAPAKGEDITVVMGVNDDKLDVKKHNIISNASCTTNCLAPVVAVLLKEGFGVEEGLMTTVHAYTATQKTVDGPSKKDWKGGRTAAQNIIPSTTGAAKATALVLPEVKGKLTGMSLRVPVPTVSVVDLTVRTTKETSYKEICEAMKRASETYLKGILGYTTDEVVSSDFIHDKRSSIFDAGAGIELNSKFFKLVSWYDNEWGYSNRVVDLTKKIAAAL
- a CDS encoding alpha-amylase family glycosyl hydrolase gives rise to the protein MASPGYRIIRAWLESLTSGVVELDRDWLGARPPQFSMGQQCPVLGGLAPASRRITGSAFGYRVEGNDIVFVLPELQCAGVDVERDGVYLGGDFNGWQQAVGLAEWRMQRSELEGESVLSWSGPAARFFDPAGQRFKFVTGEHQWLSVPDDAANAVRDADGNINRAIDPARTGRHLWSFVCPAPLDLAESLVIGWAAELTPPATPLVPGRFFYQLKTDLPLGALVREGETVFRLFAPRARSVTLFISPNRAGLKSPQQVPLARRPDADGRAGVWEVALNQRLHGWFYWYVIDGVREGRGAFDPTQRVLDPYALAALGREGPGIVLDRAWVGQGDRGFRTPAWQDLVIAEAHVRDLATHAPVPMTPAERRGFSGLRRWVEHPEFYLHRLGVNCVELQPVHEFDNHPHDHYHWGYMTNSFFSPESSYALDPAEGSAVRELQDLVRAFHGRGMAVLLDVVYNHVGVPPHLMFIDRLYYFEQHADGRLVDWSGCGNDLRANSAMARRLIIDSCVHMIEAYGVDGFRFDLAELLGVEVLREIEAALKRVKPDVVLIAEPWSFRAHIASRLRDTGWASWNDGFRDFLRKYVRGEGDARRMEYFLKGSPWYFAKWPAQTVNYTESHDDRTWIDMITEHHGYDGFAPTRRDVQRTHLMAALLFMSVGIPMLAAGQDFLRSKRGVSNTYLRGDLNALDYRRLFRYPGTHSYFAEWIAFRRSWLGRLVRHYERVSDAFFQFFHLDGAPAFAVVYNADRSLGPERLLFAVNPTQADLIVPLDEATAGAGWRQLANRERFINPQTPGATQPVEPALFVSALGCGLWVSDS
- a CDS encoding alkaline phosphatase family protein, yielding MTLSLFRRPRLLAWGSVFLLALTAAAARSAALPQRPIPAIEYVMVVSIDGMRPDVALLADTPTLHALVREGAYTFWAKTTAVSITLPSHVSMLTGVTPGRHGIMWNKELPFAEPVYPAVPTIMELATRAGYTTALVAGKPKFAALNKPGTITYSWIQPKTATDAQVATAAVEIIEQHQPAFLMVHFPAVDGVGHDFGWGSPEQRERLEQTDREFKRVLDALDRTNLRAKTLVLVTADHGGTGLTHGAEDPRSRHIPWIVAGPGVRRFYDLTRVENLEVRTEDTFATVAYLLGLPLPEKIDGKPVRAAFTDAR
- the mnmA gene encoding tRNA 2-thiouridine(34) synthase MnmA, with protein sequence MPGAEKILVAMSGGVDSSVAALLLKQQGYDVVGAYMKNWINEDQVIGHCPWQQDIEDARRVATQIGIEFRVVNLMREYRERVVAYLLDGYARGLTPNPDIMCNREVKFGVFRSWAKDHGFAAIATGHYAQRVEVKPDLVTPAVLGGLNADGTPASTFALLEGADKNKDQSYFLALLSQEQLRDARFPIGHLPKPELRRIAREAGLATADKKDSQGICFIGEVKMQDFLRAYVPDAPGPIVRATDGRELGQHRGLHFYTLGQRKGIGIPSNTDHEAYVVVGKRAADRALLVAFDHPDAPGLFQREVRVHALSWIGKPVTTARALEGRVRYRDPRVPLEFVPESETTALIRFAAPQRGLAAGQILAFYDGERLLGGGVYA